TCGTGCACTTCTTCACGACGCTCGTGGGCCAGTTCGTTGGCTCGGCGATTCCCGAAAACGTCATCCCGTGGATCACGGGCGTCCTGTTCGTAGGATTCGGTATCTGGACGCTTCGCGGCGATACGGTCGAAGAGGAGGACGCCGATAAGGGCGGCCGGTTCGGGCCCGTCATCGCCACGGGCATAGCATTCTTCTTCGCCGAGCTTGGCGACAAGACGCAGATCATGACGCTCGCCATCGCGGTCGATCCGGGGTCGGCGCTGCTGAGTTACCTGAAGGAGGCCGGTCCGACTGTGCAGTCGTGGCTCGCGGGTCTCGGCTCGCCCGACTCCGTTGGCACTGCGGGCCGGTTCTGGTCCGTGACGCTCGGTTCCACGGTGGGCATGGTGCTCGCCGACGCGGTTGCGATCGGCATCGGTCGCCTGCTGGGCAAGAACCTGCCCGAGCTGGCGATGCG
The sequence above is a segment of the Coriobacteriia bacterium genome. Coding sequences within it:
- a CDS encoding TMEM165/GDT1 family protein, coding for MGLIMIGELADKSQLLAMVLATRYKAWQVLLGIFVATFVVHFFTTLVGQFVGSAIPENVIPWITGVLFVGFGIWTLRGDTVEEEDADKGGRFGPVIATGIAFFFAELGDKTQIMTLAIAVDPGSALLSYLKEAGPTVQSWLAGLGSPDSVGTAGRFWSVTLGSTVGMVLADAVAIGIGRLLGKNLPELAMRRVSGVIFILFGLLSIGATFFTG